The proteins below come from a single Gossypium raimondii isolate GPD5lz chromosome 2, ASM2569854v1, whole genome shotgun sequence genomic window:
- the LOC105788047 gene encoding aquaporin TIP2-1 — protein sequence MAGIAFGRFDDSFSLGSVKAYLAEFISTLVFVFAGVGSAIAYNKLTTDAALDPDGLVAIAVCHGFALFVAVAIGANISGGHVNPAVTFGLALGGQITILTGIFYWIAQLLGSIVACFLLKAVTGGLTVPIHGLGAGVGAIQGVVMEIIITFALVYTVYATAADPKKGSLGTIAPIAIGFIVGANILAAGPFSGGSMNPARSFGPAVASGDFNGIWIYWVGPLIGGGLAGLIYGNVFMNSDHAPLSNDF from the exons ATGGCAGGAATCGCCTTTGGTCGCTTCGATGATTCCTTCAGTTTGGGGTCTGTCAAGGCCTACCTTGCTGAGTTTATCTCAACTTTGGTGTTTGTTTTCGCCGGCGTTGGCTCTGCCATTGCTTACA ACAAGTTGACAACTGATGCAGCCCTAGATCCCGATGGGCTAGTCGCCATTGCTGTTTGCCACGGATTTGCTCTCTTTGTTGCAGTGGCTATCGGTGCCAACATCTCAGGTGGCCATGTCAACCCTGCAGTAACTTTTGGGTTAGCTCTTGGTGGCCAAATCACCATACTCACTGGCATCTTTTACTGGATTGCCCAACTTCTTGGATCCATTGTTGCTTGCTTCTTGCTCAAGGCTGTCACTGGTGGTTTG ACAGTTCCTATCCACGGTCTTGGAGCTGGAGTTGGAGCTATTCAAGGAGTGGTGATGGAGATCATCATCACATTTGCATTGGTTTACACAGTGTATGCAACCGCAGCTGACCCAAAGAAGGGATCACTCGGGACCATTGCACCCATTGCCATTGGCTTCATTGTTGGTGCCAACATCTTGGCCGCTGGTCCATTCTCTGGTGGATCCATGAACCCAGCTCGCTCCTTCGGACCAGCAGTGGCTAGTGGCGACTTCAACGGCATATGGATCTACTGGGTGGGACCACTGATCGGTGGTGGATTGGCTGGTCTCATCTATGGAAATGTGTTCATGAACTCTGACCATGCACCATTGTCCAATGActtttaa